In a single window of the Acinetobacter sp. CS-2 genome:
- a CDS encoding phage tail sheath subtilisin-like domain-containing protein: MADKFLHGIENVTVDDGTRPITTVRSSTIGLIGTAPLADETAFPLNTPVLIAGSRLEAAKLGTTGTLPDAIDSIFDQIGAVVVVVRVEQGLTDTETLANILGGVDAVTGQYEGVHAFLAAENMLGFVPKILLAPGFTQTRTSGGVLTVGVTAGGTGYTDGTYNLTVTGAGTGAVITATVLGGIVTSTAIVNPGSGYAVAPTLALPAGAGAGTGATFSITVGTVGNAVVAEMIGIAERLKSVIIADGPNTNDADAIAYSGDFGSKRVFLVDPKALKIDSTGAIATSWASAHVAGLIAKSDNDRGWWWSPSNQEINGIVGTARAIDFQMGDANCRANLLNEKNVTTIIRQNGYRLWGNRTLSSDPKWQFLCVVRTADMIDESLKAAHLLAVDRGITKNYVNDVVEGVNEYLRYLKNIGAILGGQCWADPELNSALVIKSGKVYFDFDFTPVYPAEHIIFRSHLVDDHIKDIFA, encoded by the coding sequence ATGGCAGACAAATTCCTCCACGGTATTGAGAACGTCACTGTCGATGATGGCACACGCCCGATCACGACAGTACGCAGCTCAACCATCGGTTTGATTGGTACAGCACCACTCGCAGACGAAACAGCATTCCCTTTAAACACGCCGGTACTCATTGCCGGTTCACGCCTTGAAGCCGCCAAACTCGGTACAACCGGTACATTACCAGACGCGATTGATTCAATCTTTGACCAGATCGGCGCCGTGGTAGTGGTGGTCCGTGTCGAGCAAGGTCTGACAGACACCGAAACACTGGCCAATATTTTGGGCGGTGTGGATGCTGTTACGGGTCAGTATGAAGGCGTACATGCATTCCTTGCAGCAGAAAACATGCTCGGTTTCGTACCGAAGATTCTACTTGCACCAGGCTTTACTCAAACCCGCACTTCAGGCGGCGTGCTGACTGTTGGCGTGACTGCTGGCGGTACAGGCTATACCGATGGCACTTACAACCTGACAGTGACTGGTGCAGGGACTGGTGCCGTGATTACCGCAACAGTTCTGGGTGGCATCGTCACCAGTACCGCAATTGTGAATCCGGGTAGTGGTTATGCAGTTGCACCGACCTTGGCACTTCCAGCCGGAGCGGGTGCAGGAACTGGTGCGACATTCAGCATCACTGTGGGCACCGTGGGTAACGCCGTAGTGGCGGAAATGATTGGCATTGCTGAACGTTTAAAATCTGTAATTATTGCCGATGGCCCGAATACCAATGATGCCGATGCAATCGCGTATTCTGGTGACTTCGGTTCCAAGCGTGTGTTCCTGGTTGATCCAAAAGCATTGAAAATTGATAGTACAGGCGCAATTGCGACATCTTGGGCAAGTGCGCATGTTGCCGGCCTGATTGCCAAGTCAGACAATGATCGTGGCTGGTGGTGGTCACCATCAAATCAGGAGATCAACGGCATTGTCGGTACAGCACGTGCGATTGATTTCCAGATGGGTGACGCGAACTGTCGCGCCAATTTGCTGAATGAAAAAAATGTCACCACCATCATCCGTCAAAACGGCTATCGTTTATGGGGTAACCGGACATTGTCCAGTGATCCTAAATGGCAATTCCTGTGTGTGGTGCGTACGGCAGACATGATCGACGAATCATTGAAAGCAGCGCATTTGTTGGCGGTGGATCGTGGCATCACCAAGAACTATGTGAATGATGTGGTCGAAGGTGTCAATGAATACCTACGTTACCTGAAAAACATCGGGGCGATTTTGGGTGGTCAATGTTGGGCAGATCCAGAGCTGAATTCGGCCTTGGTGATCAAATCAGGTAAAGTCTATTTTGACTTTGACTTCACGCCAGTTTATCCAGCAGAGCACATTATTTTCCGCTCGCATTTGGTGGATGACCACATCAAAGACATTTTTGCGTAA
- a CDS encoding phage major tail tube protein — protein MSVAKNIRKNFNLFVDGRGYAGQTDEFNFPELSLQTEEYRAGGMDAPIDLTTGLEKLVADFTLSSASKDVMSLFSVREGAQVKFTVREAMEDFDGTVGSIVHNLTGKIIKIAQGGAKAGEVPKDKYELSLTYYKKTINGAVIHEIDVINMVSIINGKDVLSDIRSALGM, from the coding sequence ATGAGCGTAGCAAAGAATATTCGCAAGAATTTCAACCTGTTTGTAGATGGTCGTGGTTATGCCGGACAAACTGATGAGTTTAACTTTCCAGAACTCAGCCTGCAGACCGAAGAATACCGTGCTGGCGGTATGGATGCACCGATTGACCTGACCACCGGTTTGGAAAAGCTGGTGGCTGACTTTACTTTGAGCTCAGCCAGTAAAGATGTGATGTCGTTATTCAGCGTGCGTGAAGGTGCACAGGTGAAGTTTACCGTGCGTGAAGCCATGGAGGATTTTGACGGTACAGTGGGCAGTATCGTGCACAACCTGACAGGGAAAATTATCAAGATTGCCCAGGGTGGTGCCAAGGCTGGCGAAGTGCCAAAAGACAAATATGAGCTGTCTTTGACCTATTACAAAAAGACCATCAATGGCGCTGTGATCCATGAAATCGACGTGATCAACATGGTTTCGATCATCAATGGTAAAGACGTTCTTTCAGATATCCGTTCAGCATTGGGAATGTAA
- a CDS encoding phage tail assembly protein has translation MTQQLPEYITETAEGDYQITLSKAVDIDGAKVSVLTLREPTVQDMLAAELQSKGQGAAQQEINLLANLCDVAPEHIKSMTLKNYSRMQEAFKLFTS, from the coding sequence ATGACGCAACAACTACCAGAGTACATTACAGAAACGGCTGAAGGTGACTATCAGATTACCCTCAGTAAAGCGGTGGATATTGATGGTGCCAAGGTGTCGGTTTTAACCCTGCGTGAGCCGACGGTTCAGGACATGCTGGCAGCAGAACTACAGAGCAAGGGACAAGGCGCAGCGCAGCAGGAAATCAACCTGCTGGCAAACCTGTGCGACGTAGCACCAGAGCATATTAAAAGCATGACGTTGAAGAACTACAGCCGTATGCAGGAAGCCTTCAAACTTTTTACATCATAA
- a CDS encoding phage tail tape measure protein has translation MANKRLNAIIEIGGTVSGTLRSAIGSTTSQLSKIGSEITKVKNNQRQLGDAIKTFGGMGKDVDNLRTKYAATVTELKKLESAQSRLNKVESARLQNSKKFAELQSQIGAAVATAATMTAPVVMAAKFETAMLGVAKQLEGARDQNGNLTKTYFDMQKQVQLLGRELPIATNEIAAMVSAGLRMGIAGDEVVGFTRKTAEMATAFELPVEELADNMGKIANMYKIPIPAIGDLADSINYLDDNAIAKGGDIIDFMQRVGGTAAMVKVSSKETAALGSTLLTLGEKSETASTAINAVFSKLGAANTQSKPFKEMVKELGMSTGELGRGMQTNAIGTIFKVMDEIKKLPKLAADGKTSQIDAVATLFGAEHWDTFSKLLENRGELEKQIALANSTAAKGSMGREFQARMATTEAQWSTLKNRASELAVNVGSVLLPAVNAVMGQIGSVVSIVADWSQANPALTRTIVTAAVALGTFKIGLLATRLAMIAIKSPLLASVGMFARLQASLAMSRLSFTRFVPVIKQVGFALLRTPWGLAAAAAVAAGLMIYKYWDHIKAFFSGFWTGLQQGIAPFKQAVVGLVATVPLLGKAWDLVSSAVSTVFTWFTQLLAPVNASKEQIAGATNAGVSFGNLVGGAINLVLAPLKLVVNLFTWIMNNAGKVIGMVQAVANSNVAQKIGGAVTAAKNFVTGGGVSKPPTSIARPAQKPPQVRGAQSFMGSQSSSFAPSFTINAAPGQSPDQIADAVMRKQKQAQGVQQRSSMVDWGYAQ, from the coding sequence ATGGCAAACAAGCGTTTAAATGCGATTATTGAAATCGGTGGCACAGTCTCGGGCACATTGCGCTCGGCCATCGGTTCAACCACCAGCCAGCTGTCGAAAATCGGTAGTGAAATTACCAAAGTCAAAAACAACCAGCGCCAGCTGGGTGATGCAATTAAAACATTCGGCGGTATGGGCAAGGATGTTGATAATCTGCGAACAAAATATGCAGCCACCGTCACTGAATTAAAAAAACTCGAGTCAGCACAGTCACGTTTAAACAAAGTTGAAAGCGCACGTCTGCAAAACAGCAAAAAGTTTGCGGAACTGCAAAGCCAGATCGGGGCCGCCGTTGCCACTGCTGCGACGATGACCGCACCGGTCGTGATGGCCGCCAAATTTGAAACCGCCATGCTGGGTGTGGCCAAGCAGCTGGAAGGTGCCCGTGATCAAAATGGCAACCTGACCAAAACCTATTTCGATATGCAGAAACAGGTACAGCTGCTTGGGCGTGAACTGCCGATTGCCACCAATGAGATCGCCGCCATGGTATCGGCGGGTCTGCGTATGGGCATTGCCGGGGATGAGGTGGTCGGCTTTACCCGTAAAACAGCCGAGATGGCCACAGCCTTTGAATTGCCGGTAGAAGAACTGGCAGACAACATGGGTAAAATTGCCAATATGTACAAGATCCCGATTCCAGCAATCGGTGATCTGGCAGACTCGATCAACTATCTGGATGACAATGCCATCGCCAAAGGTGGCGACATCATCGATTTTATGCAGCGTGTCGGCGGTACGGCTGCAATGGTGAAAGTCAGCAGCAAGGAAACGGCTGCACTGGGTTCGACATTACTCACCCTGGGTGAAAAATCAGAAACTGCATCGACCGCAATTAACGCCGTATTCTCAAAATTGGGGGCAGCAAATACACAATCAAAACCGTTTAAAGAAATGGTTAAAGAATTGGGCATGTCCACCGGGGAGCTTGGTCGTGGCATGCAGACCAATGCCATCGGCACCATCTTTAAAGTGATGGATGAAATTAAAAAATTACCCAAGCTGGCCGCAGATGGTAAAACCTCGCAGATTGATGCGGTGGCGACCTTATTCGGCGCTGAACACTGGGATACGTTCTCTAAACTGTTAGAAAACCGTGGAGAACTGGAAAAACAGATTGCACTGGCAAACAGCACGGCAGCCAAGGGCAGTATGGGCCGTGAGTTTCAGGCACGTATGGCGACCACGGAAGCGCAATGGTCCACATTGAAAAACCGCGCCTCTGAATTAGCTGTGAATGTGGGCAGTGTGCTGCTGCCTGCTGTCAATGCGGTGATGGGTCAGATCGGTAGTGTAGTTTCGATTGTGGCGGACTGGTCGCAAGCCAATCCAGCCTTGACCAGAACTATTGTGACAGCTGCGGTGGCCTTGGGTACATTTAAAATCGGTTTGCTTGCTACACGTTTGGCTATGATTGCGATCAAGTCACCACTGTTGGCCAGTGTTGGCATGTTTGCACGCCTACAGGCTAGTCTTGCCATGTCGCGCTTATCCTTTACCCGTTTTGTGCCAGTCATCAAGCAAGTTGGATTTGCCTTGCTGCGCACACCTTGGGGCCTTGCAGCCGCTGCCGCCGTCGCTGCGGGTCTGATGATTTACAAATACTGGGACCACATCAAGGCGTTCTTTTCTGGATTCTGGACGGGACTACAGCAAGGCATTGCGCCGTTTAAACAGGCGGTGGTCGGCCTGGTTGCGACTGTCCCTTTGCTGGGCAAGGCATGGGATTTGGTGAGTTCAGCCGTATCTACAGTATTCACCTGGTTTACTCAACTATTGGCACCTGTGAATGCTAGTAAGGAGCAAATTGCAGGTGCGACCAATGCTGGTGTTTCATTCGGTAATTTGGTCGGCGGTGCAATCAATTTGGTACTTGCACCATTAAAACTAGTCGTGAATCTGTTCACCTGGATCATGAACAATGCTGGAAAAGTTATTGGCATGGTTCAAGCTGTCGCTAATTCCAATGTGGCACAAAAAATAGGTGGTGCTGTAACCGCTGCTAAAAATTTTGTGACCGGTGGAGGAGTATCTAAACCACCTACATCGATTGCACGTCCAGCACAAAAACCACCACAGGTCCGTGGTGCACAATCCTTTATGGGCAGTCAAAGCAGTTCATTTGCACCATCATTCACAATTAATGCTGCACCTGGGCAAAGCCCGGATCAGATTGCCGATGCTGTCATGCGCAAGCAAAAGCAGGCACAAGGGGTGCAACAACGTAGTTCTATGGTCGACTGGGGGTATGCTCAATAA
- a CDS encoding phage tail protein, producing MKGQIYGSFLTMMRLGYFKFAIYTAAYQELNRSTQYQWGEQPVFGGWDNLQFLGPGQDTQTLTGVIFPEYKGGTGQLNALREMASKGRPRLLISGTGKILDYWVITQIDEGQSKFAALGVPRRQEFTITLRKFGEKSGNLGLVQGIMNATGYSL from the coding sequence ATGAAAGGTCAAATTTACGGCTCATTTTTAACCATGATGCGTCTTGGTTATTTCAAGTTTGCTATTTATACCGCAGCCTATCAGGAGCTTAACCGCAGCACCCAGTATCAGTGGGGTGAACAGCCAGTATTTGGTGGTTGGGATAACCTTCAGTTTTTGGGACCTGGGCAAGATACACAAACCTTAACTGGGGTGATATTTCCAGAATACAAAGGTGGAACTGGTCAGCTCAATGCATTGCGTGAAATGGCCAGTAAAGGTCGTCCACGATTGTTAATTTCTGGAACTGGAAAGATTCTGGATTATTGGGTGATTACCCAGATTGATGAAGGGCAATCCAAATTTGCTGCACTTGGTGTTCCACGCCGTCAGGAGTTCACCATCACGTTACGTAAATTTGGTGAGAAGTCAGGTAATCTAGGCCTAGTACAAGGCATCATGAATGCAACGGGGTACTCACTGTAA
- a CDS encoding tail protein X, which yields MAATYRTKEGDTIDYIAYQYYGHTNNLVVEKILEENPPLAEQPAVLPHGIMIILPDEQVTAVITTNKVKLWD from the coding sequence ATGGCAGCAACATATAGAACCAAAGAGGGTGATACGATTGATTATATTGCCTACCAGTATTATGGGCATACCAACAATCTAGTGGTAGAGAAAATACTGGAGGAGAATCCGCCGTTGGCAGAACAGCCAGCAGTATTGCCGCATGGCATCATGATTATATTGCCAGATGAGCAGGTCACAGCCGTCATCACCACTAATAAGGTGAAACTATGGGATTAA
- a CDS encoding phage late control D family protein, translated as MGLKPCFKVIANGSDISNVIEELFEYISVTDQTGIESDTCEISLIDDPVTPISIPPRGAEMEILMGYDDALVPMGKYIVDEIELEGPPEKMVIRGRAAAQTASKSGQVSMQTQKSRTWAKDTTIEATVRKIAKEHNLDFMVSDSLKAVKLPQTSQSDESDLSFLFRLAKRYDAICKPAGAKLLFVKRGEIQLDVLSLTRYQLSKWSMVRSSRDSTGTVIAYWHEKAKAKKHEVKLGDGEPVRRLRHAYADAASAKAGAQAALDKSKRDEDKLSITLPGDPHVSAESPVTISEIRDGINGDWIVDSVTHKIDKSVGFNTSFEAVKNLKDEE; from the coding sequence ATGGGATTAAAGCCTTGTTTTAAAGTTATAGCAAATGGATCGGACATTAGTAATGTGATTGAAGAGCTGTTTGAATATATCTCGGTGACAGATCAGACTGGCATTGAATCTGATACCTGTGAAATCAGCCTGATTGATGATCCAGTCACACCGATTTCTATTCCACCACGTGGCGCAGAGATGGAAATATTAATGGGCTATGATGATGCACTTGTGCCAATGGGCAAGTACATCGTGGATGAAATCGAGCTGGAAGGACCACCGGAAAAGATGGTGATTCGTGGTCGTGCGGCTGCTCAAACTGCTTCAAAAAGCGGTCAGGTATCAATGCAGACACAGAAGAGTCGCACCTGGGCAAAAGACACCACAATTGAAGCCACTGTACGCAAGATCGCCAAAGAACATAACCTTGATTTTATGGTCAGTGATTCATTGAAAGCAGTGAAATTGCCGCAGACATCGCAGTCTGATGAATCTGATCTGTCTTTTCTATTCCGGCTTGCCAAACGTTACGATGCGATTTGCAAGCCAGCTGGTGCAAAACTGCTATTTGTGAAACGTGGTGAAATTCAACTGGATGTACTTTCTCTAACCCGTTATCAGCTGTCCAAGTGGAGCATGGTGCGAAGCTCACGTGATAGTACAGGCACAGTCATTGCTTATTGGCATGAGAAAGCCAAAGCGAAAAAGCATGAAGTGAAATTAGGTGATGGTGAACCGGTGCGCCGTTTACGTCATGCCTATGCGGATGCAGCCAGTGCAAAAGCAGGGGCTCAAGCAGCACTGGATAAATCAAAAAGGGATGAAGATAAACTGTCCATTACTTTGCCAGGTGATCCACACGTATCTGCCGAGTCGCCAGTGACCATTAGTGAAATACGTGATGGAATTAATGGGGATTGGATTGTGGATTCAGTGACACATAAAATCGATAAGTCTGTTGGGTTTAATACATCGTTTGAAGCGGTGAAAAATTTGAAGGATGAAGAGTAG